From uncultured Pseudodesulfovibrio sp.:
TCGCTCACCGACGTGGCCTACGAATTCCCCAAGAACCTCCCGTACGGTCTGCAACGCCGTGTTGAAATCGCCCGCGCCATGTCCATCCGGCCAAAACTCTTGCTGTTGGACGAACCCGCAGCCGGACTCAACTCCGCCGATGTGGAAGACCTCATCAAACTGGTCCGCTGGATTCACGACAATTTTGATATCACCATCTTCATGATTGAACATCAGATGAAAGTCGTGACATCCTTGTGTCAGTGGATCAAGGTCATCGACTTCGGCGCGACCATCGCTGAAGGTACACCAGAAGACATCCAGAGCAACCCGGCCGTCATCAAGGCCTATCTTGGAGACGACAACATATGACAACTCCACTTATCGAGGTCGAAAACCTCTACGTTAAATACGGCAACATCGAAGCCCTTCACGGTATCGACTTCACTGTGGGCGAAGGCGAAATAGTTACCCTCATCGGTGCCAATGGCGCAGGTAAGTCAACAACCCTCATGTCCATTGCACAACTGCCGCCGCCAGAAGCTCCCAAGATCATCAAAGGCGACATCAAATTCAAAGGCGAATCCATTCTGGGCATGGCCCCGGACAAAATCGTCAGTGACCTGCACCTTGCTCTGGTCCCGGAAGGTCGTCATATCTTCGGCAATCTGACCGTTGAAGAGAACCTCAAGCTGGCAACCTATGCCCGCAAGGATTCACAAGCCGATATTGATCGGGATTATAAACGCGTCTACTCGCTCTTCTCTCGTCTGGACGAACGTAAAAAGCAACGTTCCGAATCCCTTTCCGGTGGTGAACAACAGATGTTAGCCGTGGGCCGCGCTCTTATGTCAGGTTGTAAAATCATTATGCTTGATGAACCATCCATGGGACTCGCCCCGCTGCTTATGTATGACATGTTCCGCACCCTGAAAGAACTGAACAAGGAAGGAATGACTATCCTGTTGATCGAACAGAATGCCAACCTTGCTCTCAAATTCGCTCACCGCGGCTACGTCATCGATACTGGTGAGATAGTCGCACAAGGGCCTTGCGATCAACTCAGGGAGGACCCTGAAGTCAAGAAAGCCTATCTCGGCGGCTAACACCTCACTCTTGCACGCTTTAGAGGACTGTCTTCACGGACAGTCCTTTTTTTATATCCATAGCTCACCAGTACTGGCACGGCTTATGCTTTCGATTCAGGCAGGGCAAAAAATGCCCATGAACCCTGAATGCAAGAGGACCACAATGGCAGTTCAATCGGTTGGATCAAATGGATACATGGATGCCTATTCGCTTTTGCAAGCCGCGAATGAAGAACAGCAATTAAAGGCACGTGCTGCTCAGATGGACAAAGAGCAGGATAAAATCGAAAGCAAAAACGGCATGACCAGTGACATTGAGTCTTACTTGTCCAAAATCCCCAAAGGAACGGACAACAGACTCTCCTTTCT
This genomic window contains:
- a CDS encoding ABC transporter ATP-binding protein, whose translation is MTTPLIEVENLYVKYGNIEALHGIDFTVGEGEIVTLIGANGAGKSTTLMSIAQLPPPEAPKIIKGDIKFKGESILGMAPDKIVSDLHLALVPEGRHIFGNLTVEENLKLATYARKDSQADIDRDYKRVYSLFSRLDERKKQRSESLSGGEQQMLAVGRALMSGCKIIMLDEPSMGLAPLLMYDMFRTLKELNKEGMTILLIEQNANLALKFAHRGYVIDTGEIVAQGPCDQLREDPEVKKAYLGG